From the genome of Acropora palmata chromosome 8, jaAcrPala1.3, whole genome shotgun sequence:
TTACTACGATAGCGCTTACGCTAATTGGTAGTTACCTATTGAGCAAATTTGACTTAACAACTAAAGATAAGGAAGTAGGCACGctttcaaacttttctttaaatttatatAGAACCAGATGATGAAAAACCTGATTCACCAACTGAAAAAGTTACCTTGATTCTGGAAAGTTTGGCTCGAGGAGTGGTTGGGAAGTATGAAACTAGGAAGGTACGATTGCAGACAGATAATGTTGAATAGTAAGGTTATAACAAATATCTCTGGTATAAACTTAAGTTACAAACACTTTCCCTTCTCAATCTGTGATGGTTGCTTAAGTAGGAGATCATTTTTACACCAGAGGTTCTTGCAATTTTGGCTGGGATGTACATAGGGTCTCCACCTAGGCCCATAAGGTTCATAAAAATCAAGAGAGAGCGAGATGAAATAGCCTCCGTCTCTCGACTGTCAGTTTGGATCTTCAACTCCCTTTTTGATGGGGCTGATAAACTGCTTATTCTTGGATTCGGCTTTCTTTTCAGATAAAGTATCGAGGACGAGTCATTTCTTGCTATTTCCGCTGCAGATTTCACGCCTTGGAAGATCTTTTTGTGTATGATGGCATAGATAAGGACAATGAGAGTGGCATGGAGGTGGAATCATACCATGACAATACAAGTGAAGACGCTATCGAGCATGCACTGCGAAAACTTAAGGAAATATTACATGATAAACTATTTATCTTATCAGCAGTGACATTTCCTTCGTGTATGTCTTTCTATTTGTATATGTTTTACTTGTCTTTAGAAATTCTGTGGTagttttgcttcatttaagcACAGATCAAGCTCCCAAAGAGTGTTTAAGGCCCCAGGGCCCCTGGCCTAAAAGGCAGGACTGGAGGGTCCAGTGTTAACTTCTTGAAGCTATTGGGCTATGGACGCGgtcaataaaatgaaaagcCATTTTCTGGCAAGCCTAGGAACCAATTCCTCATAGATccttaaaaaaacaagaatataTTGCGTTTGTAGTGTTCTTGCATAGGATTGAAGGTGTTAAGGGACAAGTAAAGTTAATCCCATTCCCGAATCCACTGATTTAACTCCAGCACAAAGCTTATAAGCAGGATGATTGTATTTCCAGGTCCTGGACATTTCAAATTTCCGGGAAAAGTGTGTATTACCCTTACTTATTCGATTCTGTCGCCGTGTACGACAGCAGGCGTTTAATCTCGCGCATAACCTCTTTTGACTTGTAAGTGTGGTCGCgcttctggattgttcttttATAGTTCGACCCTATTTGAGATCAAGTCTCCTGAAAGTAGACGCTATGAGAAACGGGATAAAAATTTGTGTGAATCGAAGTGAACTGGGGCCTGTTCTCGACCAGAGAACCTTTTGGTCCCAAAGAGCCAGTTGTAAAATGGCaatccacttgttttgaaaagctgatcttttaacgtgcctttaatgtaagaaaaaccaagaggattgcgaagtttgatggcttagaaccttgCGTTGTGAAGGTATAAAGGGAACTGTGGCTCCCCAAATAGGCCCGAAATAGGCCAAAGATCCTTTTACGTTAAGCATTCTAGGACAGTcatccgaaaaaaaaagataaacagCAGAAACAAGCAAGCATAGAAAAAGTACTTTGGCCAAGCGTGTTGCCTACTGCTTACTCAGCCATCAATCACCGTGACAAGCGGACTGGAATGCAAGTGCACCTGCTCCTTTTACTGTGACCGTTCACAGTCCCATTTACGCCTGCACCATTGGGTGTATGTTCGGCTTTTTCGACCTAAAATGATTCTATAgtaatgcaacaaaaaaagcCTGTTACTCCTTTTACTGTTTTCCAGGCAAATTTTTTCGATCATCTCGACACACCATTGCATGTCAATGGCTAATTCAACAAACACACGTTGATCATAATTCAACTGGTGCACGTTTAATCAATCAACTAATATAATCGGTTTGCTGTACTACGAAGTGAAGACTTGTTACACAGGAACTGATTCAAAGTGGAGTTCATGTAAATTTAATTATCAGAATCTTCATGAATTGCACCTTGCATTGGCTCcttccttaaaaaaaatattactgtCAACCTTGTTCctagtattttttctttttccgcAGGAGCGGGAACCGTCCCTACTCCGGCGGAAAAGCCCTTGGATCAATGCCTGAAAGCTATGAAATGTAATTATGGCCTAGAGCGAAACTAGGAAAAGCGACAAAGATGAACAAAGGGGTAAAAAT
Proteins encoded in this window:
- the LOC141890842 gene encoding uncharacterized protein LOC141890842, which codes for PKAVFSVGSRAALHDKTRLEDVVVAAKLTTYAQRRVKANKVLACGSSIPASKSILQLIPCAAFGWKPPLKNLELEHEEVKVYSNSEILSVPEGIASESGRNELVQLYPNAIAVEMDGDEPDDEKPDSPTEKVTLILESLARGVVGKYETRKIKYRGRVISCYFRCRFHALEDLFVYDGIDKDNESGMEVESYHDNTSEDAIEHALRKLKEILHDKLFILSAVTFPSCMSFYLYMFYLSLEILW